One Prolixibacteraceae bacterium DNA segment encodes these proteins:
- a CDS encoding Fic family protein encodes MKNFISGKLLNQGTYNSFQPEKIDKEWILDDMQLIQLLSEADRELGKLDSFSDFIPDIDLFIRMHVVKEATQSSRIEGTRTNIEEAFKEIDEINDERRHDWEEVQNYVTALNQAIDRLDTLPFSTRLIKETHETLLQGVRGKHKLPGKFRTSQNWIGGASLKDATFISPSFDTVNELMSDIEKFAHNDMIPCPDLIKIAIIHYQFETIHPFLDGNGRVGRLLITLYLVEKGLLKRPVLYLSDYFEKHRMLYYDNLTRVRRDNDLNQWLKFFLVGIIETAKNSSTTFDKIIKLKNRIDEKVLSLPRSKVIYKITNKLFSNPVVNFEMISEISGVSAPTAYKIIKDLIGAGIIKELENNGKSKLYRFDEYLSLFE; translated from the coding sequence ATGAAGAATTTTATCTCTGGAAAACTTCTCAACCAAGGAACATATAATAGTTTCCAGCCTGAAAAAATTGATAAAGAATGGATATTGGATGACATGCAACTTATTCAGTTATTAAGCGAAGCAGATAGAGAGCTTGGTAAACTGGATTCTTTCTCTGACTTTATTCCAGACATAGATCTATTTATACGTATGCATGTTGTTAAAGAGGCAACTCAATCGAGTAGAATTGAAGGAACTAGAACCAATATTGAAGAAGCATTTAAAGAGATCGATGAGATAAATGACGAGAGACGTCATGATTGGGAGGAAGTACAGAATTATGTAACAGCTCTGAATCAAGCAATTGATAGATTGGATACACTTCCCTTTTCAACTCGACTAATAAAAGAAACTCATGAAACCTTATTACAAGGAGTAAGAGGAAAACATAAATTACCAGGGAAATTTCGTACAAGTCAAAATTGGATTGGTGGTGCCTCTTTAAAAGATGCTACATTTATATCTCCTTCATTTGATACAGTGAATGAACTAATGAGTGACATTGAAAAATTTGCTCATAACGATATGATACCGTGTCCAGATCTTATAAAGATTGCAATAATACATTATCAATTTGAAACAATCCATCCTTTTCTAGATGGAAATGGAAGAGTGGGAAGACTTTTAATTACACTTTACTTAGTTGAAAAAGGACTTTTAAAAAGACCGGTACTTTATCTTTCAGATTATTTTGAAAAGCATCGTATGCTGTATTACGATAATTTGACAAGAGTTAGAAGAGATAATGATCTCAATCAATGGTTAAAATTCTTTTTGGTCGGAATTATTGAAACAGCAAAAAATAGTTCCACTACATTTGACAAGATCATTAAGCTTAAAAATAGAATTGATGAGAAGGTGTTGTCATTACCAAGATCAAAAGTGATATACAAAATAACAAATAAGCTATTTAGTAACCCAGTAGTCAATTTCGAAATGATTTCAGAAATCAGTGGGGTTTCAGCCCCTACAGCATACAAGATAATTAAAGATCTTATAGGAGCTGGGATTATAAAAGAACTTGAGAATAATGGAAAAAGTAAATTATATCGCTTCGATGAGTATCTATCTCTATTTGAATAA
- the tnpB gene encoding IS66 family insertion sequence element accessory protein TnpB (TnpB, as the term is used for proteins encoded by IS66 family insertion elements, is considered an accessory protein, since TnpC, encoded by a neighboring gene, is a DDE family transposase.) — MLSISSNDRFHLYSEATDMRKSFDGLSGLVQNKIDANITSGDVFIFLNKRRTMMKLLKWERGGFVLFVKRLERGTFRPPEIKDLTSIHLEYTDLVLLIEGVLVKEYKRQKRYVI; from the coding sequence ATGTTATCAATATCTTCAAATGATCGTTTTCACCTCTATTCTGAAGCAACAGATATGAGGAAAAGTTTTGATGGATTATCCGGATTGGTGCAGAATAAGATTGATGCCAATATTACTTCGGGTGATGTATTTATCTTTCTGAACAAACGTCGTACCATGATGAAATTACTTAAATGGGAAAGAGGTGGTTTTGTTCTTTTTGTGAAACGACTAGAGAGAGGAACCTTTAGACCTCCTGAAATAAAAGACTTAACATCAATTCATCTTGAGTACACTGATCTTGTCCTTCTTATAGAAGGTGTTCTTGTCAAAGAATATAAAAGACAAAAACGTTATGTTATTTAA
- a CDS encoding IS66 family transposase, whose amino-acid sequence MNKSDIIEDVSKEDLLDQLQKMMTEYSNVDSEVTSLKQENESLKAQIAYLKRRIFGSTKETYKDPNQLELALEVEEKNLEDLQISSPEEEVIEVVKKKKKAKRKSIPSDLPRQVEVIEPDDVPEGATRIGEEISERIEFSPGKLYVRQIVRPKYRLPEEDNIIISELPSDLIPKCMAGNSLISQFIVGKFYDHIPLYRAQGIFKRSGIDFPKATINGWIRKAAELLSPLYKHIEKKVIQSDYIQADETSIKVLTDKKQGATHLGYFWIYYAPNIKSCLFTYDNSRKGSVPESILKKFKGVLQTDGYQGYHKLGNQKEIIKLACMAHARRKFFEAKENDRTRAEYALKKIQELYKIERTSQEKELSIEETYLLRQELAVPILKELEKWLKKESLTALPKSPIGKAINYSLNLWDELCQYTEDGSYIIDNNNVENKVRPVAIGRKNYLFAGSEEGAKRAAMFYTLSSMCKMADVEPHAWYTDILNRISDTKPSKYDDLLPQNWK is encoded by the coding sequence ATGAATAAGAGCGATATCATAGAGGATGTAAGTAAAGAAGATCTTTTGGACCAACTCCAGAAGATGATGACTGAATACTCTAATGTCGACTCTGAAGTTACTAGTTTAAAACAAGAAAACGAATCCTTAAAGGCACAGATTGCCTATCTTAAGAGACGTATCTTTGGCTCAACCAAAGAAACCTATAAAGATCCGAACCAATTAGAGTTAGCTCTTGAAGTCGAAGAGAAAAATCTAGAAGACTTACAGATATCTTCTCCAGAAGAGGAGGTTATTGAGGTTGTTAAGAAGAAAAAAAAGGCAAAAAGAAAAAGTATCCCTTCTGACCTTCCTCGTCAAGTAGAAGTGATTGAACCTGATGATGTCCCAGAGGGAGCAACTCGTATTGGAGAAGAGATATCTGAGAGGATTGAATTTAGTCCAGGTAAGCTTTATGTAAGACAAATTGTTCGTCCAAAATATCGTTTACCCGAAGAGGATAACATTATCATCTCCGAACTTCCGTCGGATCTTATCCCCAAATGTATGGCGGGAAACTCATTAATAAGTCAATTTATTGTTGGTAAATTCTACGACCATATACCTCTTTATAGAGCCCAAGGGATCTTTAAAAGATCAGGAATTGATTTTCCTAAAGCAACCATCAATGGATGGATAAGGAAGGCTGCTGAACTACTTTCTCCACTATACAAACATATCGAGAAAAAAGTAATCCAGTCAGACTATATTCAAGCCGATGAGACAAGTATCAAGGTTCTAACAGATAAGAAACAAGGAGCCACTCATCTTGGTTACTTCTGGATCTATTATGCTCCAAATATAAAGAGTTGTTTATTTACTTACGATAACTCCCGAAAAGGTTCTGTACCAGAATCGATTTTAAAAAAGTTTAAAGGAGTTCTACAGACAGATGGATATCAAGGTTATCATAAACTTGGAAATCAAAAAGAAATTATAAAGTTAGCATGTATGGCACATGCTCGACGGAAATTTTTTGAGGCAAAAGAAAATGATCGAACTCGTGCCGAATATGCTTTAAAAAAGATCCAAGAACTATATAAGATAGAGAGAACAAGTCAGGAAAAAGAGTTGTCTATCGAAGAAACCTATCTTCTTCGACAAGAACTTGCTGTGCCTATACTAAAGGAACTCGAAAAATGGTTAAAAAAAGAGTCCCTTACAGCATTACCTAAAAGCCCTATTGGGAAAGCAATCAACTATAGCCTAAACCTATGGGATGAACTGTGCCAATATACAGAAGATGGAAGCTACATTATCGACAATAATAATGTGGAGAATAAAGTACGTCCAGTAGCCATTGGACGTAAAAACTATCTCTTTGCAGGATCAGAAGAGGGAGCTAAAAGAGCAGCAATGTTCTATACTTTATCTTCAATGTGCAAAATGGCAGACGTTGAACCTCATGCATGGTATACAGATATCTTAAATCGTATATCCGACACCAAGCCATCGAAATACGATGACTTACTTCCTCAAAACTGGAAATAA
- a CDS encoding ISAs1 family transposase — protein sequence MDNDLSSAEIRRFYEKLQVKLVDNRSHIGLKHELAFVITLFIISILTSYGHLSMNKIHRNMVRHYEKLCICLHKDIDSCISRVQLTRILSEFDYDSFLTICDEVYSSTEWISIDGKELRGSIDSKSNKKRGLSIVYSIGHNTNIQQLLGFYDGTKESEKNIVYDHILELPEKAKVTLDAMHNSENLLSNIHQNSRFYLTQIKSNQQKLKDDLVHTSNHIKVDDVMTEIDKSHGRIDSRKYEIYPINTEMLDPRWCNSGICNMIKVTRESYNVKRDKRSTETRYYITNYNGKIDEIAGAIRGHWKIEIMNRIRDVNFGEDKLKSLDHGLQKSISSIMLFICSKLMEINSYNVSVRLLTYMKIDLFYYKDYFQF from the coding sequence ATGGATAACGACCTTTCAAGTGCCGAAATTAGAAGATTTTATGAGAAATTACAAGTCAAATTGGTAGATAATAGGAGTCATATAGGACTTAAGCACGAATTGGCTTTTGTTATCACTCTTTTTATTATCTCAATTCTGACAAGTTATGGTCATCTAAGTATGAATAAAATTCATCGCAATATGGTTCGTCATTACGAGAAACTATGTATCTGTTTGCATAAAGATATCGACAGTTGTATAAGTCGAGTTCAGTTAACAAGAATCCTATCTGAATTTGATTATGATTCCTTTTTGACAATTTGTGATGAAGTATACTCTTCTACAGAATGGATATCTATTGATGGGAAGGAACTTCGAGGAAGTATAGATTCTAAAAGCAATAAAAAGAGAGGGTTAAGTATTGTTTATTCTATTGGTCATAACACAAATATACAGCAGTTATTAGGCTTTTATGATGGAACAAAAGAGAGTGAAAAGAACATTGTTTATGATCATATTCTTGAGTTGCCAGAGAAGGCAAAGGTAACACTAGATGCAATGCATAATTCAGAAAATCTGTTGTCTAATATTCACCAAAATAGTCGATTCTATTTAACTCAAATAAAGTCCAATCAGCAGAAATTAAAGGATGACTTAGTACATACATCCAATCATATAAAAGTAGATGATGTGATGACAGAAATAGACAAGTCACATGGAAGAATAGACTCTAGGAAGTACGAAATATACCCAATAAATACAGAAATGTTAGATCCTAGATGGTGTAATAGTGGCATATGTAATATGATTAAAGTGACAAGAGAGAGTTATAATGTAAAGAGAGATAAAAGGAGTACAGAAACACGATATTATATCACAAATTATAATGGGAAAATCGATGAAATTGCTGGAGCTATTAGAGGTCATTGGAAAATCGAAATAATGAATCGTATTCGTGATGTTAATTTTGGAGAAGACAAATTAAAGTCTTTAGATCATGGATTGCAAAAATCGATATCCTCTATTATGTTATTTATATGCAGTAAGTTAATGGAAATAAATAGTTACAACGTATCCGTTCGGCTACTCACGTATATGAAGATTGATCTTTTTTACTATAAAGATTATTTCCAGTTTTGA
- a CDS encoding ISAs1 family transposase, with the protein MKENLVDPRDTRGKKHDLEFVLVGITLSIITGNTLLSEISRFLENYHSILRKIVGLPKCKPISYSQLRRIISFLASTNYQEVQSSYFGWQNTKDDDDWISLDGKELRGTIAKSLGQKRGLNIVYGISQKDKISTAATFYEGAKESEITTVRELLNDLSLASSNLTFDALHTQFETLEKCESAKGIYIAQVKNNQKNLNVELRNHEQSSVEFMSLSIDNKGHGRKETRTYSFYDIRKVTLDEKWVHCGIKSLIKVDRDRLIVNSNKRSIETSYYISNRDCNEIHPHKYAKAIRGHWTIEMSNYIRDVLFSEDNIRCSNRNQAKGMAIQGLFMNYLYEKRSTIHIIFGFVKTDINYG; encoded by the coding sequence TTGAAAGAAAATTTAGTAGATCCTAGAGATACACGAGGGAAGAAGCATGATTTAGAGTTTGTCCTTGTAGGTATCACTCTATCAATTATTACTGGAAATACCTTGCTGTCTGAGATTTCTCGTTTTCTAGAGAATTATCATTCTATATTACGCAAGATCGTTGGACTGCCAAAATGTAAACCTATATCATATAGTCAATTACGTCGTATAATATCCTTTTTAGCTTCAACTAATTATCAAGAGGTTCAATCAAGCTATTTTGGATGGCAGAACACAAAAGATGATGATGACTGGATTTCTTTAGATGGCAAAGAGCTACGAGGAACAATAGCTAAGAGTCTAGGGCAAAAACGAGGTCTAAATATTGTATACGGCATAAGTCAAAAGGATAAAATATCTACAGCCGCAACATTTTATGAAGGAGCTAAAGAAAGTGAAATAACGACGGTAAGAGAGCTCTTAAATGATCTATCTTTGGCATCTTCGAACTTAACATTTGATGCGCTTCATACACAGTTTGAGACTCTTGAGAAATGTGAAAGTGCCAAAGGAATCTACATTGCACAAGTAAAGAATAACCAAAAGAATTTGAATGTAGAATTACGGAATCATGAACAGTCAAGTGTTGAGTTTATGAGCCTTTCAATTGATAATAAAGGACATGGAAGAAAAGAAACAAGAACTTACTCTTTTTATGACATCAGAAAGGTTACACTTGATGAAAAGTGGGTTCATTGTGGAATCAAGAGTTTAATTAAAGTCGATAGAGATCGCCTAATAGTAAACTCGAATAAAAGGTCGATAGAAACCTCATATTATATTAGTAACCGAGATTGTAATGAAATACATCCACATAAATATGCGAAAGCTATTAGGGGACACTGGACGATAGAAATGAGTAATTATATAAGAGATGTTCTATTCTCTGAAGATAATATACGATGCTCCAATAGAAATCAAGCAAAAGGAATGGCAATACAGGGCTTGTTCATGAATTATTTATATGAGAAAAGGTCGACTATTCATATTATATTTGGATTTGTAAAAACAGATATAAATTATGGATAA
- the tnpB gene encoding IS66 family insertion sequence element accessory protein TnpB (TnpB, as the term is used for proteins encoded by IS66 family insertion elements, is considered an accessory protein, since TnpC, encoded by a neighboring gene, is a DDE family transposase.) has product MLSISSNDRFHLYSEATDMRKSFDGLSGLVQNKIDANITSGDVFIFLNKRRTMMKLLKWERGGFVLFVKRLERGTFRPPEIKDLTSMHLEYTDLVLLIEGVLVKEYKRQKRYVI; this is encoded by the coding sequence ATGTTATCAATATCTTCAAATGATCGTTTTCACCTCTATTCTGAAGCAACAGATATGAGGAAAAGTTTTGATGGATTATCCGGATTGGTGCAGAATAAGATTGATGCCAATATTACTTCGGGAGATGTATTTATCTTTCTGAACAAACGTCGTACCATGATGAAATTACTTAAATGGGAAAGAGGTGGTTTTGTTCTTTTTGTGAAACGACTAGAGAGAGGAACCTTTAGACCTCCTGAAATAAAAGACTTAACATCAATGCATCTTGAGTACACTGATCTTGTCCTTCTTATAGAAGGTGTTCTTGTCAAAGAATATAAAAGACAAAAACGTTATGTTATTTAA
- a CDS encoding IS66 family transposase gives MKKSDIIEDVSKEDLLDQLQKMMTKYSNVDSENTNLKQEIESLKAQIAYLKRRIFGSTKETYKDPNQLELALEVEEKNLEDLQISSPEEEVIEVVKKKKKAKRKSIPSDLPRQVEVIEPDDVPEGATRIGEEISERIEFSPGKLYVRQIVRPKYRLPEEDNIIISELPSDLIPKCMAGNSLISQFIVGKFYDHIPLYRAQGIFKRSGIDFPKATINGWIRKAAELLSPLYKHIEKKVIQSDYIQADETSIKVLTDKKQGATHLGYFWIYYAPNIKSCLFTYDNSRKGSVPESILKKFKGVLQTDGYQGYHKLGNQKEIIKLACMAHARRKFFEAKENDRTRAEYALKKIQELYKIERTSQEKELSIEETYLLRQELAVPILKELEKWLKKESLTALPKSPIGKAINYSLNLWDELCQYTEDGSYIIDNNNVENKVRPVAIGRKNYLFAGSEEGAKRAAMFYTLSSMCKMADVEPHAWYTDILNRISDTKPSKYDDLLPQNWK, from the coding sequence ATGAAAAAGAGCGATATCATAGAGGATGTAAGTAAAGAAGATCTTTTGGACCAACTCCAAAAGATGATGACTAAATACTCTAATGTCGACTCTGAAAACACCAACTTAAAACAAGAGATAGAATCCTTAAAGGCACAGATTGCCTATCTTAAGAGACGTATCTTTGGCTCAACCAAAGAAACCTATAAAGATCCGAACCAATTAGAGTTAGCTCTTGAAGTCGAAGAGAAAAATCTAGAAGACTTACAGATATCTTCTCCAGAAGAGGAGGTTATTGAGGTTGTTAAGAAGAAAAAAAAGGCAAAAAGAAAAAGTATCCCTTCTGACCTTCCTCGTCAAGTAGAAGTGATTGAACCTGATGATGTCCCAGAGGGAGCAACTCGTATTGGAGAAGAGATATCTGAGAGGATTGAATTTAGTCCAGGTAAGCTTTATGTAAGACAAATTGTTCGTCCAAAATATCGTTTACCCGAAGAGGATAACATTATCATCTCCGAACTTCCGTCGGATCTTATCCCCAAATGTATGGCGGGAAACTCATTAATAAGTCAATTTATTGTTGGTAAATTCTACGACCATATACCTCTTTATAGAGCCCAAGGGATCTTTAAAAGATCAGGAATTGATTTTCCTAAAGCAACCATCAATGGATGGATAAGGAAGGCTGCTGAACTACTTTCTCCACTATACAAACATATCGAGAAAAAAGTAATCCAGTCAGACTATATTCAAGCCGATGAGACAAGTATCAAGGTTCTAACAGATAAGAAACAAGGAGCCACTCATCTTGGTTACTTCTGGATCTATTATGCTCCAAATATAAAGAGTTGTTTATTTACTTACGATAACTCCCGAAAAGGTTCTGTACCAGAATCGATTTTAAAAAAGTTTAAAGGAGTTCTACAGACAGATGGATATCAAGGTTATCATAAACTTGGAAATCAAAAAGAAATTATAAAGTTAGCATGTATGGCACATGCTCGACGGAAATTTTTTGAGGCAAAAGAAAATGATCGAACTCGTGCCGAATATGCTTTAAAAAAGATCCAAGAACTATATAAGATAGAGAGAACAAGTCAGGAAAAAGAGTTGTCTATCGAAGAAACCTATCTTCTTCGACAAGAACTTGCTGTGCCTATACTAAAGGAACTCGAAAAATGGTTAAAAAAAGAGTCCCTTACAGCATTACCTAAAAGCCCTATTGGGAAAGCAATCAACTATAGCCTAAACCTATGGGATGAACTGTGCCAATATACAGAAGATGGAAGCTACATTATCGACAATAATAATGTGGAGAATAAAGTACGTCCAGTAGCCATTGGACGTAAAAACTATCTCTTTGCAGGATCAGAAGAGGGAGCTAAAAGAGCAGCAATGTTCTATACTTTATCTTCAATGTGCAAAATGGCAGACGTTGAACCTCATGCATGGTATACAGATATCTTAAATCGTATATCCGACACCAAGCCATCGAAATACGATGACTTACTTCCTCAAAACTGGAAATAA
- a CDS encoding S24 family peptidase — MNYSNYTGKSKDGNLNSDAIGKIILNYPDINLEWLITGVGTMTRDKNCKSNEYCGEPLGKSIPLLPVNEQGGYLDDFVAQVTRIDCESILSPIKDVDFGITVVGDSMEPRYPNGSIVLIKKINERAFIEWGKVFVLDTINGIVVKQLKPSTNDGFVSCCSYNEDYPPFEVAMEDLNGIYKVMMVLSMV, encoded by the coding sequence TTGAATTATAGTAATTACACGGGTAAATCGAAGGATGGTAACCTAAATTCGGATGCTATAGGTAAAATTATACTTAATTATCCCGACATAAACTTAGAGTGGTTGATTACTGGGGTGGGAACTATGACTAGAGATAAGAATTGTAAAAGTAATGAATATTGTGGGGAGCCTTTGGGGAAAAGCATTCCACTACTGCCAGTAAACGAACAAGGGGGATATCTGGATGATTTCGTTGCCCAGGTAACAAGGATTGATTGTGAGAGTATTTTGTCACCTATAAAAGATGTGGATTTTGGAATCACTGTTGTAGGGGATAGTATGGAACCACGTTATCCTAATGGATCAATTGTATTGATCAAAAAGATTAATGAAAGAGCTTTTATCGAATGGGGTAAAGTGTTTGTCCTGGATACAATCAACGGTATCGTGGTAAAACAACTAAAGCCCTCAACAAATGATGGCTTTGTCTCTTGTTGCTCCTATAACGAAGACTATCCACCGTTTGAAGTTGCTATGGAAGATCTGAACGGTATCTATAAAGTGATGATGGTGCTTAGTATGGTGTAA
- a CDS encoding ISAs1 family transposase, protein MDNDLSSAEIRRFYEKLQVKLVDNRSHVGLKHELAFVITLFIISILTSYGHLSMNKIHRNMVRHYEKLCICLHKDTDSCISRVQLTRILSEFDYDSFLTICDEVYSSTEWISIDGKELRGSIDSKSNKKRGLSIVYSIGHNTNIQQLLGFYDGTKESEKNIVYDHILELPEKAKVTLDAMHNSENLLSNIHQNSRFYLTQIKSNQQKLKDDLVHTSNHIKVDDVMTEIDKSHGRIDSRKYEIYPINTEMLDPRWCNSGICNMIKVTRESYNVKRDKRSTETRYYITNYNGKIDEIAGAIRGHWKIEIMNRIRDVNFGEDKLKSLDHGLQKSISSIMLFICSKLMEINSYNNLNILREELVHNTDKIHDVFAA, encoded by the coding sequence ATGGATAACGACCTTTCAAGTGCCGAAATTAGAAGATTTTATGAGAAATTACAAGTCAAATTGGTAGATAATAGGAGTCATGTAGGACTTAAGCACGAATTGGCTTTTGTTATCACTCTTTTTATTATCTCAATTCTGACAAGTTATGGTCATCTAAGTATGAATAAAATTCATCGCAATATGGTTCGTCATTACGAGAAACTATGTATCTGTTTGCATAAAGATACCGACAGTTGTATAAGTCGAGTTCAGTTAACAAGAATCCTATCTGAATTTGATTATGATTCCTTTTTGACAATTTGTGATGAAGTATACTCTTCTACAGAATGGATATCTATTGATGGGAAGGAACTTCGAGGAAGTATAGATTCTAAAAGCAATAAAAAGAGAGGGTTAAGTATTGTTTATTCTATTGGTCATAACACAAATATACAGCAGTTATTAGGCTTTTATGATGGAACAAAAGAGAGTGAAAAGAACATTGTTTATGATCATATTCTTGAGTTGCCAGAGAAGGCAAAGGTAACACTAGATGCAATGCATAATTCAGAAAATCTGTTGTCTAATATTCACCAAAATAGTCGATTCTATTTAACTCAAATAAAGTCCAATCAGCAGAAATTAAAGGATGACTTAGTACATACATCCAATCATATAAAAGTAGATGATGTGATGACAGAAATAGACAAGTCACATGGAAGAATAGACTCTAGGAAGTACGAAATATACCCAATAAATACAGAAATGTTAGATCCTAGATGGTGTAATAGTGGCATATGTAATATGATTAAAGTGACAAGAGAGAGTTATAATGTAAAGAGAGATAAAAGGAGTACAGAAACACGATATTATATCACAAATTATAATGGGAAAATCGATGAAATTGCTGGAGCTATTAGAGGTCATTGGAAAATAGAAATAATGAATCGTATTCGTGATGTTAATTTTGGAGAAGACAAATTAAAGTCTTTAGATCATGGATTGCAAAAATCGATATCCTCTATTATGTTATTTATATGCAGTAAGTTAATGGAAATAAATAGTTACAACAACTTAAATATTTTAAGAGAAGAACTTGTGCACAATACTGATAAAATACACGATGTCTTCGCTGCTTAA
- a CDS encoding XRE family transcriptional regulator: MKDIFSKRLKNARIKQNLSLDKLSDSMDKIVSKNALSKYEKGEMLPNSNVLIKLSNILEVSIDYFFRPFEIVIDQLEFRKKSNLPVSDKKRIVETVKDYIERYIELENITNKQGIFKNPAEKIHVLGSDDVIDSANIIRREWELGKAPIPSVIDLLEKNHIKIIEINAVAKFDGLSGYINDEIPFIVINKNFNVERKRFTILHELGHIVLNFNKYLEQNSIEKYCNEFSSELLLPGSVIIDLLSNKRHNIVSSEISKIQEQYGISFTAIVYKLQELNILPTYKVKKFFIKRNSESVFKQYVDKSRYMALEESNRFNSLINHAITEELITISKAAALSMSNVNELKESLTYI, translated from the coding sequence ATGAAAGATATTTTTTCTAAAAGACTTAAAAATGCTAGAATCAAACAGAACCTGTCATTAGACAAACTATCTGATTCAATGGACAAAATTGTCTCAAAAAATGCTTTGAGCAAATATGAAAAAGGCGAAATGCTTCCTAATAGTAATGTTCTTATTAAACTCTCAAATATATTAGAAGTCTCAATCGATTACTTTTTCAGACCTTTTGAAATCGTAATAGATCAACTTGAATTCCGAAAAAAGAGTAATCTACCTGTAAGTGATAAAAAAAGAATAGTAGAAACTGTTAAGGATTATATTGAAAGATATATTGAACTTGAGAATATTACAAACAAACAAGGAATATTTAAAAATCCAGCCGAAAAAATACATGTATTAGGTAGTGATGATGTAATTGATTCTGCGAATATAATTAGAAGAGAATGGGAACTTGGTAAAGCACCAATTCCTTCGGTTATTGATCTTTTGGAAAAAAATCATATCAAAATAATTGAGATAAATGCAGTTGCAAAGTTCGATGGACTAAGTGGATATATCAATGATGAAATCCCCTTTATTGTGATCAATAAGAATTTTAATGTTGAAAGAAAACGATTTACTATTTTACATGAATTAGGGCATATCGTTTTAAATTTCAATAAATATCTTGAACAAAATTCTATTGAAAAATATTGCAACGAATTTTCTAGTGAACTACTTCTTCCAGGAAGTGTTATTATAGATTTATTATCAAATAAAAGACATAATATCGTTTCCTCTGAAATAAGTAAAATTCAGGAACAATATGGTATCTCCTTTACTGCCATTGTATATAAGTTACAAGAATTGAATATTCTTCCTACTTATAAAGTAAAAAAATTCTTTATCAAAAGAAATTCAGAATCAGTATTTAAACAATATGTTGATAAATCTAGATATATGGCTCTTGAAGAATCTAATCGTTTCAATAGTTTAATTAATCATGCCATAACTGAAGAACTAATCACAATATCAAAAGCAGCAGCTTTAAGTATGAGTAATGTCAATGAATTAAAAGAGTCACTCACTTACATCTAA